The genomic stretch AAATTGAGTCCAGAAAAGTTTAATGAAGTGATTAGAAAAAATGTTCCTACAAATGATTTTAAAGAGAGATTTAAAAATTTAGATGGGGAAATCTTAAATGTTACAAAACTAGCAAATGATATTTATAAAGATTATGTCTATCTTTATGAAAATTATATTTTTGATAAAAAACTATCTTTAAAAGAAATAAGAAATACAGAAAAAGAAATAAGAAATACAGAAGAATTTAAAGATTTTAGAGCAAAGATGCACTATTTGCATAATGCACTGCCTAGTAACTTTTCGGCAGAGCTAGCTTGTTTATGGGAATTTTATTTATTGAGTGGAATGACAAAAGATGAGGTGAAAAGCCTAGCAAAACAGTCAAATGATGCTAAACTTGGTGAAGCCTTAGAAAATATAATTGTAGAATCAAGTAATAAATTAACAGGTGAAGCAGGAAGAGTGAGAACAGGTTATGAAAATGGACTTAGGATAAGACCAGAAATGGCTAATCTATATCATGAACTTAAAAGAAATGATATAGATGTCTATATAGTATCTGCCTCTATGCAGGAGTTAATAGAAGTTTTTGCAACAGATAAATCTTATGGATATAATTTAAACAAAGAAGATATATATGCAATGAAAGTAAAAACAACAGCAGATAATATTTTAATAGATGATTATAATTATGAAATTCCTTTTACTCAAAAAGAAGGAAAATCTGAAACAATAGATAGGTTTATAAGACCTAAATACAATGGTAGAGGGCCTATTCTTGTTGCAGGAGATGCTGTTGGTGATGAGAGTATGCTAACAAAATATAAGGATACAAAAGTATTATTGATAATGAAAAGAGAAGGTAAATTAGACAATCTAGTAAGTGATAAAAGAGCTTTGATTCAATATAGAAATCTTCAAACAGGCTTACTAGACCCTAAATAATACCTCTATGCAGGGGGAAAAATGAAAGAATTTAGACTACAACCTAAAATATTATTTGGAGAAGATTCATTAGAATATTTAAAAACTTTAAAATATAAAAAAGTTATGATAATAACTGATGAAGTTATAACTCAATTAAAATTGGTTGATTTAGTTACAAATAATTTATCTCCAATGACTGAAGTAAAAATTTTTGATAAGGTTGAACCTAATCCCAGTATAATAACAATAGAAAATGGGTTAAAAGATTTTATTGATTTTGAACCACAATGTGTTATTGCATTGGGTGGAGGTTCTTCAATAGATGCCTGTAAAGGAATTTTATATTTTGCTTATAAATTGTATAAAGAACTTGATAAAGATAATAAAAAGATATTTTTTATTGCAATTCCAACAACAAGTGGAACTGGCTCAGAAGTAACTTCTTATAGTGTTGTAACACAAGGAGAACATAAAATAGCTTTAGCAAATGATTTAATGCTACCAGATGTAGCATTATTGAGTACAAAATTTTTAGGTGCTTTACCAGCAAAGGTTGTTGCAGATACTGGAATGGATGTTTTAACTCACTCACTTGAAGCTTATGTTTCAACAAATGCTAACCCATTTTCAAGTTCACTTGCAATGAAATCAATTAAATTAATATTTGAAAATTTAGTAACACATTATAATGATAGAAAAATAGAAGGTCCAAAAGAAAATGTTCAATTTGCATCTTGCATGGCAGGAATAGCATTTGATAATTCTTCACTTGGAATTAACCATAGTATTGCTCATAGTATTGGAGCGAAATTTCATATAGCTCAT from Fusobacterium simiae encodes the following:
- a CDS encoding 1-propanol dehydrogenase PduQ encodes the protein MKEFRLQPKILFGEDSLEYLKTLKYKKVMIITDEVITQLKLVDLVTNNLSPMTEVKIFDKVEPNPSIITIENGLKDFIDFEPQCVIALGGGSSIDACKGILYFAYKLYKELDKDNKKIFFIAIPTTSGTGSEVTSYSVVTQGEHKIALANDLMLPDVALLSTKFLGALPAKVVADTGMDVLTHSLEAYVSTNANPFSSSLAMKSIKLIFENLVTHYNDRKIEGPKENVQFASCMAGIAFDNSSLGINHSIAHSIGAKFHIAHGRANAIIMPYVIEVNTEANKRYYEISKELGLPADTIEEGKSSLLSFVRILKEKLGIEKCLKDYGVDFEDFKREIPSMLSDIKKDICTEYNPNKLTDEGYIRLLLKVYFGE
- a CDS encoding HAD family hydrolase; translation: MSIENSCVRLDEGRWNPKNREVLEKLIKEYRNTNNYAVFDWDNTSIQGDTQLNLFIYQIENLKYKLSPEKFNEVIRKNVPTNDFKERFKNLDGEILNVTKLANDIYKDYVYLYENYIFDKKLSLKEIRNTEKEIRNTEEFKDFRAKMHYLHNALPSNFSAELACLWEFYLLSGMTKDEVKSLAKQSNDAKLGEALENIIVESSNKLTGEAGRVRTGYENGLRIRPEMANLYHELKRNDIDVYIVSASMQELIEVFATDKSYGYNLNKEDIYAMKVKTTADNILIDDYNYEIPFTQKEGKSETIDRFIRPKYNGRGPILVAGDAVGDESMLTKYKDTKVLLIMKREGKLDNLVSDKRALIQYRNLQTGLLDPK